One genomic window of Medicago truncatula cultivar Jemalong A17 chromosome 1, MtrunA17r5.0-ANR, whole genome shotgun sequence includes the following:
- the LOC11415290 gene encoding calmodulin-like protein 5, producing MPVFIPSDKPKRVSMDQINFERNIIEKLEKADINNDGRYTKKELKKALKDLGSYYPGWRANRCLMKADANKDGLISGEEIDTLVDYLLTRGFGKN from the coding sequence ATGCCTGTGTTTATCCCATCTGACAAACCAAAGAGGGTGTCTATGGACCAAATCAACTTCGAAAGGAACATTATCGAAAAATTAGAAAAGGCGGATATCAATAACGATGGTCGTTACACAAAGAAGGAACTCAAAAAAGCTCTAAAGGATTTAGGTTCTTACTACCCTGGATGGAGAGCCAATCGTTGTTTGATGAAAGCTGATGCCAATAAAGACGGACTAATCAGTGGCGAGGAAATCGACACTTTAGTTGATTATCTCCTCACTCGTGGTTTTGGCAAGaactaa
- the LOC11418162 gene encoding albumin-1 — protein MAYAKLIPLAVFMLATFLMLPMKKVEASCKDNICVGFFLRCGDRCFCYPQIGCVEQIIGENHPNICHSHVECMNKGSGSFCAHSPILDVDYGWCFAYKSEAEDLLKMSGTA, from the exons ATGGCTTATGCTAAACTCATTCCTTTGGCTGTGTTCATGCTTGCCACATTCT TAATGTTGCCGATGAAGAAGGTAGAAGCAAGCTGTAAGGATAATATTTGTGTAGGGTTTTTTCTACGATGCGGTGACCGTTGTTTTTGTTATCCCCAGATAGGATGCGTCGAACAAATAATTGGGGAAAATCATCCTAACATATGTCACTCTCATGTTGAATGCATGAACAAGGGAAGTGGGAGCTTTTGTGCTCATTCTCCTATtcttgatgttgattatggttGGTGTTTTGCCTATAAATCTGAGGCAGAAGACTTATTGAAGATGTCGGGGACCGCTTAA
- the LOC11417880 gene encoding calmodulin-like protein 4 produces MPVFIPADKPKRVSMDQINFERNIIEKLEKADINNDGRYTKEELKKALKDLGSYYPGLRAIFCFMKADANKDGQISGEEIDTLIDYLLTRGFGKN; encoded by the coding sequence ATGCCTGTGTTTATCCCTGCTGACAAACCAAAGAGAGTGTCTATGGATCAAATCAACTTCGAAAGGAACATTATCGAAAAATTGGAAAAAGCAGATATCAATAACGACGGTCGTTACACAAAGGAAGAGCTCAAAAAAGCTCTAAAGGATTTAGGTTCTTACTACCCTGGATTGAGAGCCATATTTTGTTTCATGAAAGCTGATGCCAACAAAGACGGACAAATCAGTGGCGAGGAAATCGACACTTTAATTGATTATCTCCTTACCCGTGGTTTTGGCAAGAACTAA